A genomic region of Anas acuta chromosome 25, bAnaAcu1.1, whole genome shotgun sequence contains the following coding sequences:
- the OSBPL7 gene encoding LOW QUALITY PROTEIN: oxysterol-binding protein-related protein 7 (The sequence of the model RefSeq protein was modified relative to this genomic sequence to represent the inferred CDS: inserted 1 base in 1 codon) — protein sequence MGSHEKDPASPRRAPSRSNSTVSSKHSSVQQGSESWEVVEEPRGRGSPSREPPRQEGFLLKKRKWPLKGWHKRYFVLENGILTYATTRQDVLKGKLHGAIDVRQSVMSVNKKAQRVDLDTEDNIYHLKIKSPELFASWVSSLCSHHQGERPDPLACPSGGPAGTTPTAAQGPWTRILPSGSTPALSALASSRDKVDAWLKDSEGLERCSAELSACQEQLRELTGMLQSLESLHRIPSAPLISSGQPSAAAERPKKGRRSTRIWCTQSFAKDDSIGRVGRLHGSVPNLSRYLEPGQLPFSLPPEYSQLQRSFWLLAQKVHGSLSSVVAALTAERARLEEMRQALDRRRSAPRPGSAGPTGAALPSLEARDGLRRFHSLSVSSDTTLDSFASLHPDEPDALPAKGREQQRSQRSIASLADSHTEFFDACEVFLSASSSENEASDDESCISEATNSICEDPAEPGGPGHPQTGADSPGGVVELPPLDLPGPGPQRRSCLPAPPAPPGDVSLWGLLRSSVGKDLSRVALPVQLNEPLNTLQRLCEELEYSALLDRAARARDPRQRLVLVAAFAVSAYASTFYRAGSKPFNPVLGETYECVRPDRGFRFISEQVCHHPPISACHAESDNFIFWQDMRWKNKFWGKSLEIVPMGTVNVRLPRSGDHFEWNKVTTCIHNVLSGPRWIEHYGEVLIRNTRDASFHCKLTFCKARYWAXGANEVQGAVLSRSGTVVERLAGKWHEGLYRGAPPGHCVWRANPMPHDHERNYGFTQFALELNELTPELRRLLPSTDTRLRPDQRYLEEGNVPAAETQKRQIEQLQRDRRRVMEENNITHQARFFRRLTDANGKESWVTNNTYWKLRLDPGFAHLDSAVLW from the exons ATGGGCAGCCACGAGAAGGACCCCGCGTCCCCCCGGAGGGCCCCGTCGCGCTCCAACAGCACCGTGTCCTCCAAGCACAGCAGCGTGCAGCag ggCTCGGAGAgctgggaggtggtggaggagccgcggggccggggcagccccagcagggagcCCCCGCGGCAGGAGGGATTCCTGctgaagaagaggaaatggccCCTCAAGGGCTGGCACAAG AGGTATTTTGTGCTGGAAAACGGCATCCTGACCTATGCCACCACGCGCCAGGAC GTCCTGAAGGGCAAGCTGCACGGCGCCATCGACGTCCGTCAGTCCGTCATGTCCGTCAACAAGAAGGCGCAGCGCGTTGACCTGGACACGGAGGACAACATTTACCACCTCAAG ATCAAGTCCCCGGAGCTGTTTGCCAGCTGGGtgagcagcctctgctcccaccACCAGGGCGAGAGGCCGGACCCCCTCGCCTGCCCCAGCGGGGGTCCCGCCGGGACGACCCCCACCGCTGCACAG ggcCCGTGGACGCGGATCCTGCCCTCGGGCAGCACCCCCGCCCTGTCCGCCCTTGCCAGCTCCCGGGACAAGGTGGACGCGTGGCTGAAGGACAGCGAGGGGCTGGAGCGCTGCTCGGCCG AGCTGTCGGCGTGCCAGGAGCAGCTGCGGGAGCTGACGGggatgctgcagagcctggagtCCCTGCACCGCATCCCCTCTGCGCCCCTCATCTCCAGCGGCCAG ccctcagcCGCCGCCGAGAGGCccaagaagggcaggaggagcaccAGGATCTGGTGCACCCAGAGCTTCGCCAAGGACGACTCCATCGGCAGG GTGGGCCGCCTGCACGGCTCCGTCCCCAACCTCTCGCGCTACCTGGAGCCgggccagctgcccttcagcctCCCCCCCGAGTACAGCCAGCTGCAGCGGAGCTTCTGGCTGCTGGCCCAGAAAG TGCACGGCTCGCTCAGCAGCGTGGTGGCGGCGCTGACGGCCGAGAGGGCTCGCCTGGAGGAGATGCGGCAGGCGCTGGACCGGCGGCGCTCAGCCCCCCGCCCGGGCAGTGCCGGCCCCACTGGG GCCGCCCTGCCCAGCCTGGAGGCGCGGGACGGGCTGCGCCGCTTCCACTCCCTGTCCGTCTCCTCCGACACCACCCTGGACTCCTTCGCCTCGCTGCACCCTGATGAG cccgacGCGCTGCCCGCCAAGGGCCGGGAGCAGCAGCGCTCGCAGCGCAGCATCGCCTCGCTGGCCGACTCGCACACCGAGTTCTTCGACGCCTGCGAGGTTTTCCTCTCCGCCAGCTCCTCCGAGAatgag GCCTCGGATGACGAGTCCTGCATCAGCGAGGCCACCAACAGCATCTGCGAGGACCCAGCCGAGCCGGGGGGGCCCGGGCACCCCCAGACAG GAGCGGACAGCCCGGGGGGGGTGGTGGAGCTGCCCCCCCTGGATCTGCCAGGGCCGGGCCCGCAGCGCCGCAGCTGCCTGCCCGCGCCCCCTGCACCGCCGGGGGATgtgagcctgtgggggctgctgcGGAGCAGCGTGGGGAAGGACCTGTCCCGCGTGGCGCTGCCCGTGCAGCTCAACGAGCCGCTCAACACGCTGCAGCGCCTCTGCGAGGAGCTGGAGTACAGCGCCCTGCTCGACCGCGCCGCCCGCGCCCGAGACCCCCGGCAGCGCCTG GTCTTGGTGGCCGCCTTCGCCGTGTCCGCCTACGCCTCCACCTTCTACCGCGCGGGCAGCAAGCCCTTCAACCCCGTGCTGGGGGAGACCTACGAGTGCGTGCGGCCCGACCGCGGCTTCCGCTTCATCAGCGAGCAG GTCTGCCACCACCCCCCCATCTCTGCCTGCCACGCTGAGTCCGACAACTTCATCTTCTGGCAAG ACATGCGGTGGAAGAACAAATTTTGGGGCAAATCCCTGGAGATCGTCCCCATGGGCACCGTCAACGTCCGGCTGCCCAG GTCCGGGGACCACTTCGAGTGGAACAAGGTGACCACCTGCATCCACAACGTGCTGAGCGGCCCGCGCTGGATCGAGCACTACGGGGAGGTGCTGATCCGCAACACGCGCGATGCCTCCTTCCACTGCAAGCTCACCTTCTGCAAG GCCCGGTACTGGG CGGGGGCCAACGAGGTGCAGGGCGCGGTGCTGAGCCGCAGCGGCACCGTGGTGGAGCGCCTGGCCGGCAAGTGGCACGAGGGGCTGTACCGAGGGGCCCCCCCGGGGCACTGCGTCTGGAGAGCCA accccatgCCCCACGACCACGAGAGGAATTACGGCTTCACGCAGTTCGCCCTGGAGCTGAACGAGCTGACGCCCGAGCTGCGCCGCCTGCTGCCCTCCACCGACACCCGCCTGCGCCCCGACCAGCG GTACCTGGAGGAGGGCAATGTGCCGGCGGCCGAGACACAGAAGCGCCAAATCGAGCAGCTGCAGCGGGACCGGCGCCGGGTGATGGAGGAGAACAACATCACGCACCAGGCGCGCTTCTTCCG GCGGCTGACGGATGCCAACGGCAAGGAGTCCTGGGTCACCAACAACACCTACTGGAAGCTGCGCCTCGATCCTGGCTTCGCCCACCTGGACAGCGCCGTGCTGTGGTAG
- the TBX21 gene encoding LOW QUALITY PROTEIN: T-box transcription factor TBX21 (The sequence of the model RefSeq protein was modified relative to this genomic sequence to represent the inferred CDS: inserted 1 base in 1 codon; deleted 1 base in 1 codon) codes for MGALEPAAGAPRAALPMLSGAASFAKEPPGARDAAAAAAAAYYGEPGAPEPPVPPLPYGAPPVPGGFGAGGGGGGRFLGPCPPYRAPPPAAAPAAGSGYAAAAAGEGYGGAELYGGAEGAYGPGGAPALCPRAGPLCALPGYRAAGKVQVMLNNFPLWAKFHKHQTEMIITKQGSPALLQEQYPLPPGRFYNGERGPPLPLPPKDPPRWYFAAQQPPAGALEFGGYEGGFGGGKLVPYGVKPFALPPPTHPPLPYYXEGPAAFGGPGAWGPGQYVPKGSPGTLGWYREPREEKGREAEGWTPEPPPAKPGEATEPGLYEGGCKRRRVSPYPSSAESSPPARNGDLYEKEPGADGATTLLRN; via the exons ATGGGCGCGCTGGAGCCGGCCGCCGGAGCCCCCCGCGCCGCCCTCCCCATGCTCAGCGGCGCCGCCAGCTTCGCCAAGGAGCCGCCGGGCGCCCGggacgccgccgccgccgccgccgccgcttaCTACGGCGAGCCCGGGGCCCCGGAGCCGCCCGTCCCGCCGCTGCCCTACGGTGCGCCCCCCGTGCCCGGCGGCTTCGgcgctggcggcggcggcggcggccgcttCCTCGGGCCGTGCCCTCCCTACCGGGcaccgccgcccgccgccgccccggccgcGGGGAGCGGAtacgcggcggcggcggcgggtgAGGGCTACGGGGGCGCGGAGCTGTACGGGGGCGCGGAGGGAGCCTACGGCCCCGGGGGAGCCCCCGCGCTGTGCCCCCGCGCCGGGCCGCTCTGCGCCCTGCCCGGGTACCGGGCGGCCGGCAAGGTGCAGGTGATGCTCAACAACTTCCCGCTGTGGGCCAAGTTCCACAAGCACCAGACCGAGATGATCATCACCAAGCAGGGCAG TCCAGCCCTTCTGCAGGAGCAGTacccgctgccccccggccgCTTCTACAACGGGGAGCGGGGCCCCCCCCTGCCGCTGCCCCCTAAGGACCCCCCCCGCTGG TACTTCGCCGCCCAGCAGCCGCCCGCCGGGGCGCTGGAGTTCGGCGGCTACGAGGGGGGGTTCGGGGGGGGCAAGCTGGTGCCCTACGGGGTGAAGCCCTttgcgctgcccccccccacccacccccccctGCCCTACT CCGAGGGGCCGGCGGCTttcggggggccgggggcctgGGGCCCCGGGCAGTACGTGCCCAAGGGCAGCCCCGGGACCCTGGGCTGGTACCGGGAGCCCCGGGAGGAGAAGGGCAGGGAGGCGGAGGGCTGgacccccgagcccccccccgccaAGCCCGGGGAGGCGACGGAGCCGGGGCTGTACGAGGGGGGGTGCAAGCGGCGCCGCGTGTCCCCGTACCCCTCCAGTGCCGAGAGCTCGCCCCCCGCCCGCAACGGGGACCTCTACGAAAAGGAGCCAGGCGCCGACGGGGCTACTACGCTTCTACGGAACTGA